A single region of the Garra rufa chromosome 6, GarRuf1.0, whole genome shotgun sequence genome encodes:
- the LOC141336794 gene encoding B-cell receptor CD22-like, producing MSVRMAPPLPLIFLIMIHRVSSADWAVSYSHSHICALKDSSVIMSCTYTYPTEHQIVKAFWSILLIHGEEPPDLFEDSKYSQRLQYLGDKQQNCTIRLSHVTQKDEHEYFFRFTTNVADGKWIGKPGVSLTVKDDTDLQVESPERVTEGDSVRLTCKSSCTLTDRATFIWYRNSQPLTERRDTNNQLLLQSVRREDAGRYSCALHGHTYISPAVYLNVTYATKNVSVSISPSGEIVEGDSVTLICSSDSNPPAEISWFKEGTFVGSGRIYSISKISSDHSGEYKCKSINEHGEKYSDAVTLNIMYPPRNISVFINGSAEIVEGDSVTLICSSDSNPPALNFSWFKEAESSAVGSGQSFSALQSGRFYCEAHNQHGSQRSDAVTVIVKGHLVILYTSTGVEFVKLQLSSRCC from the exons ATGTCAGTCAGAAtggctcctcctcttcctctgatCTTCCTGATTATGATTCACA GGGTTTCTAGTGCTGATTGGGCTGTGAGTTACAGTCATTCACACATCTGTGCACTAAAGGACTCATCAGTGATAATGAGCTGCACTTATACATACCCTACTGAACATCAGATCGTGAAAGCATTTTGGAGTATATTATTAATACATGGTGAAGAGCCTCCAGATCTGTTTGAGGATTCTAAATACAGTCAGAGGCTTCAGTATCTGGGAGATAAACAGCAGAATTGCACCATCAGACTgagtcatgtgacacagaaggaTGAACATGAGTACTTTTTTAGATTCACAACTAATGTAGCAGATGGAAAATGGATTGGTAAACCAGGAGTAAGTCTTACTGTCAAAGATGACACAG aTCTTCAGGTGGAGTCTCCTGAGAGAGTGACAGAGGGAGATTCAGTCCGTCTGACATGTAAAAGCAGCTGCACTCTGACTGACAGAGCAACATTCATCTGGTACAGAAACTCACAGCCATTAACTGAGAGAAGAGACACAAACAATCAACTCCTGCTGCAGTCAGTCAGAAGAGAGGATGCAGGCAGATATAGCTGTGCTCTACATGGACACACTTACATCTCTCCTGCTGTTTATCTCAATGTCACGT ATGCAACAAAAAATGTCTCAGTGTCCATCAGTCCATCTGGTGAAAtagtggagggagattcagtgactctgatctgcagcagtgattcaaacccacctgcaGAAATCAGCTGGTTTAAAGAAGGAACGTTTGTAGGATCTGGAAGAATCTACAGTATCTCAAagatcagctctgatcacagtggaGAATACAAGTGCAAGTCCATCAATGAACATGGAGAGAAATACTCTGATGCTGTGACTTTAAACATCATGT atcCTCCCAGGAACATCTCAGTGTTCATAAATGGATCTGCTGAAATAGTGGAAggtgattcagtgactctgatctgcagcagtgattcaaacccacctgctCTGAACTTCAGCTGGTTTAAGGAGGCTGAATCCTCAGCTGTTGGatctggacagagtttcagtgcaCTACAGAGTGGACGCTTCTACTGTGAGGCTCACAATCAACATGGATCTCAGAGATCAGATGCTGTTACCGTCATTGTTAAAG GACATCTGGTGATATTGTACACATCGACTGGAGTGGAGTTTGTGAAGCTGCAGTTATCATCACGATGTTGCTGA